A single window of Anopheles moucheti chromosome 2, idAnoMoucSN_F20_07, whole genome shotgun sequence DNA harbors:
- the LOC128309847 gene encoding probable 18S rRNA (guanine-N(7))-methyltransferase: protein MSRRPEHIAPPEIFYNEDEAKKYTNNTRIIDIQVQMCERAIELLALDPDDDSPQLILDIGCGSGLSGSVLEDQGHFWIGVDISNHMLDVAIDREVEGDLLLGDMGEGMPFKAGTFDGAVSISALQWLCNADKKSHVPPKRLYQFFSTLFSCLTRNARAVFQFYPENADQIELVTSQAMKAGFYGGIVVDYPNSTKAKKYFLVLMTGGVAKLPVALGTDESTGQIGYNRKQAEYAKKARGKPLKKSREWVLAKKERRREHGEETRRDSRFTARKRSGRF from the exons ATGTCTCGACGTCCTGAACACATCGCTCCACCGGAGATT TTCTACAACGAGGATGAAGCGAAAAAGTATACAAACAACACACGCATAATTGATATTCAGGTACAGATGTGTGAACGTGCCATCGAACTTTTGGCACTGGATCCGGACGATGATTCTCCGCAACTAATTCTCGATATCGGTTGCGGTTCTGGACTTTCCGGTAGTGTGCTCGAGGATCAGGGCCATTTTTGGATCGGGGTCGACATATCCAACCACATGCTGGACGTCGCAATTGATCGTGAGGTCGAGGGTGATTTGTTGCTCGGTGACATGGGTGAAGGGATGCCTTTTAAAGCTGGTACATTTGATGGTGCCGTATCGATTTCGGCTCTACAGTGGCTTTGTAATGCGGATAAAAAATCACACGTTCCACCGAAACGGTTGTATCAGTTCTTCAGTACCCTGTTTTCGTGTTTG aCTCGCAATGCCAGGGCGGTATTTCagttttatcctgaaaatgcAGATCAGATCGAGCTGGTGACTTCGCAAGCTATGAAAGCTGGCTTCTACGGTGGTATTGTAGTGGATTATCCCAACTCTACGAAGGCGAAGAAATACTTCCTAGTGCTGATGACTGGCGGTGTAGCTAAGCTTCCCGTGGCTCTCGGAACTGATGAAAGTACGGGACAGATCGGATACAATCGAAAGCAAGCGGAATACGCGAAGAAAGCTCGgggaaaaccactgaaaaagtcCCGCGAATGGGTATTGGCCAAGAAGGAACGCCGAAGGGAGCATGGTGAAGAAACGCGCAGAGATTCACGATTCACGGCAAGGAAGCGAAGTGGACGGTTTTGA
- the LOC128310755 gene encoding protein unc-45 homolog B, with protein MVATELNVTTEVDEATAFKERGNAEFKEDCWEAAVKWYTKAVHAGEKHKDLSVFYKNRAAAYLKLEQYENAHKDCTHSLEICPNDPKALFRRFQAFEALERFEEAYKDLRTIHTHDPNNKTIKPHLERLHAIVQERARERAQTSNKVTKMFEIAFDIAAPKDKREQAMGNIVVLGRELAGVEVMMKEGLVTRIGKLLKVEKNNEIITNAIRAIDGVCLKSPERTRQVINELGIPWFLQILDCNVEERVAASQHCMQTVLNSISGLENKEDSKPNDALVKENQQIIETLLTCLLYSVTDRTITGMARDSIMELLIRNVHWKTLNWAERLVELKGLMRLMEVCSELEEYKYESAMYITPSSRTIATVCLSRIYENMYYDQARERFTEQIADFVKDKLLTPDHESKVRVTVAITSLLLGPLDVGNTIVSREGVLQMILVMAQSDNLLEQKVACECLIAAASKKDKAKGLVQSGAEILKKLYTSKNEEIRVRALVGLCKIGSSGGLDASIRPFADGSTKKLAEACRRFLVKPGKDKDIRKFAAEGLAYLTLDAEVKEKLVEDRAAIQGLIELAKTGDQSALYGVVTTLVNLVNAYDKQEMVPELVELAKFAKHHIPEEHELDDPDFVSARVIILANEGVTSGLVALCKTESDNSKEMIARVFNALCSEQETRGKVVQQGGVKVLLPLSLNGTPNGKRHAAQALSRIGITINPEVAFPGQRNLEVIRPLMNQLHPDYTSLENFEAMMALCNLAAMNESTRQRIMKEQGIVKIESYMGEDHVMLRRAATQVMCNMVQSPDAVELFEKQNDRVKMLSLLCEEEDEDTALAVSGALAYLTAVSERCCEKMFEPAAWLNVFHTLVANPSPGVQHRGIVIIRNIMKTSKQLASKLFDTDLLQMLYGVTQLNDETRAKAIECAQECLKLAEEYRLIQENADSDMAPDVFKEQEATIEEIDN; from the exons ATGGTTGCTACAGAGCTAAACGTTACGACCGAAGTGGATGAGGCAACCGCCTTCAAGGAACGTGGTAATGCGGAATTTAAGGAGGATTGCTGGGAGGCAGCGGTCAAGTGGTACACGAAAGCGGTCCATGCTGGTGAGAAGCATAAGGATTTGTCAGTATTCTACAAAAACCGCGCGGCTGCATACTTGAAATTGGAACAGTATGAAAACGCCCACAAGGATTGCACTCACTCGCTTGAAATCTGTCCCAACGATCCGAAGGCATTGTTTCGCCGGTTTCAAGCGTTCGAAGCTTTGGAGCGGTTTGAAGAAGCGTACAAAGATTTGCGCACTATTCATACCCATGATCCTAATAATAAAACGATCAAGCCCCATCTGGAACGGTTGCATGCAATCGTGCAGGAGCGCGCTAGAGAACGTGCCCAAACTTCGAACAAGGTGACCAAAATGTTCGAAATTGCTTTCGATATCGCAGCGCCAAAGGACAAGCGTGAGCAGGCAATGGGTAATATCGTAGTGCTAGGGCGCGAGCTGGCCGGTGTGGAAGTAATGATGAAGGAAGGTTTGGTCACACGCATCGGAAAATTGCTGAAGGTGGAGAAAAACAACGAAATCATCACGAATGCGATTCGAGCGATTGATGGGGTGTGTCTGAAGAGTCCAGAACGCACGAGGCAGGTCATTAACGAGCTCGGAATTCCGTGGTTTCTGCAAATTCTTGACTGCAACGTAGAGGAGCGTGTTGCAGCTTCCCAGCACTGCATGCAAACCGTGCTCAACTCAATTTCGGGCTTGGAAAACAAGGAAGATTCCAAGCCAAACGATGCGCTGGTAAAGGAAAATCAGCAAATCATCGAAACGCTGCTCACATGCCTACTGTATTCAGTTACTGATCGTACGATCACGGGAATGGCTCGTGATTCTATAATGGAGCTGCTGATTCGTAACGTCCACTGGAAGACACTAAACTGGGCGGAACGGTTGGTCGAACTTAAAGGATTGATGCGGCTGATGGAGGTATGCTCCGAGCTGGAAGAGTACAAGTACGAAAGTGCGATGTACATTACACCATCTTCGCGCACGATCGCCACCGTATGCTTGTCGCGCATCTACGAAAATATGTACTACGATCAGGCCCGTGAGCGGTTCACGGAGCAGATTGCGGATTTCGTGAAGGATAAATTGCTTACCCCCGATCACGAATCGAAGGTGCGTGTTACGGTTGCTATCACCTCTTTGTTGCTTGGACCACTGGATGTTGGCAACACGATCGTTTCGCGTGAAGGTGTTCTTCAGATGATTCTCGTCATGGCTCAGTCCGATAATTTGCTGGAACAGAAA GTGGCCTGCGAATGTTTGATTGCTGCTGCGTCAAAGAAGGACAAAGCAAAGGGTTTGGTGCAATCGGGAGCAGAAATCTTGAAGAAGTTGTACACCTCGAAAAACGAGGAGATCCGAGTCCGTGCCTTGGTAGGTCTGTGTAAAATCGGCAGTTCGGGTGGTTTGGACGCATCGATTCGTCCATTTGCTGACGGATCGACAAAGAAGCTGGCGGAAGCATGTCGTCGGTTCTTGGTGAAACCGGGCAAGGACAAGGACATTCGCAAGTTTGCCGCCGAAGGTCTCGCGTATCTAACGCTCGATGCGGAGGTGAAGGAAAAGCTGGTGGAAGATCGAGCCGCCATTCAGGGTTTGATTGAGCTAGCGAAAACCGGTGACCAATCTGCACTGTACGGTGTAGTTACGACGCTGGTGAATCTGGTGAATGCATACGACAAGCAGGAGATGGTACCGGAATTGGTAGAGCTGGCCAAGTTTGCCAAACATCACATCCCTGAAGAACACGAACTAGACGATCCGGACTTTGTGAGCGCTCGTGTTATCATACTGGCCAACGAGGGCGTTACGTCCGGTTTGGTTGCACTTTGCAAAACGGAAAGCGATAATTCTAAAGAAATGATTGCCCGTGTCTTTAACGCGCTGTGCAGCGAACAGGAAACACGTGGCAAGGTGGTACAGCAGGGAGGTGTTAAGGTGCTGCTTCCCCTTTCACTAAACGGAACGCCCAATGGTAAGCGACACGCTGCTCAGGCACTGTCGCGCATTGGAATCACCATCAATCCGGAAGTCGCCTTCCCGGGCCAGCGCAATCTGGAAGTGATTCGTCCGTTGATGAATCAGCTGCATCCCGATTACACTTCGTTGGAAAACTTTGAAGCTATGATGGCGCTTTGCAATCTGGCTGCGATGAACGAATCCACGCGGCAGCGCATCATGAAGGAGCAGGGCATAGTGAAGATCGAATCGTACATGGGCGAGGATCACGTGATGCTGCGTCGTGCCGCGACGCAGGTTATGTGCAACATGGTGCAATCGCCGGATGCGGTAGAACTATTCGAGAAGCAAAACGATCGAGTAAAGATGCTTTCGCTGCTCTGCGAAGAAGAGGATGAGGACACTGCCCTGGCGGTGTCGGGTGCACTCGCCTATCTCACAGCCGTTTCGGAGCGTTGCTGCGAGAAGATGTTTGAACCAGCGGCCTGGTTGAACGTGTTTCACACGTTGGTTGCAAATCCGAGCCCTGGTGTGCAGCATCGGGGCATCGTGATCATTCGCAACATTATGAAGACAAGCAAACAACTGGCTTCGAAGTTGTTCGACACGGATCTGCTGCAGATGCTGTACGGCGTGACACAGCTGAACGACGAAACGCGTGCAAAGGCTATCGAATGTGCGCAGGAATGTTTGAAGCTAGCCGAAGAATATCGGTTGATTCAGGAAAATGCCGATTCCGATATGGCACCGGATGTTTTCAAGGAGCAGGAAGCCACGATCGAAGAAATCGACAATTGA